The DNA region TCCGCTCGGTGTTGTTCTCAATCAGCTGGTTCGCCACTTCCAGAATATTTTCTGTAGAGCGGTAATTCTCTTCCAGCTTCACCATCGTGCGGGTATCATCGTCAGGCAGGCCATCTCCAAAATCGGTCTGGAAGTCCATCAGGATCGTGAAATCAGCGGCCCGGAAGGAATAGATGGACTGATCCGCATCTCCCACCACGAACACGGAACGGTGCTCCCAATCCTCAAATCGGCGGGAATCTTCCCCATTCGTGACCAGTAGACGAATCAGGTCGTACTGGGTGCGGTTCGTATCCTGATACTCATCCACCAGGACGTGACGGAAGCGTTTATGCCAGTAGGCCCGCACCTGTTCGTTCTGCCGGAAAAGCTGCACAGGCATCAGGATTAAATCATCGAAATCCAGGGCATTGTTGGCTGCCAGCGCATCCTGATACATACTGTAGACGTTGGAGATTACCCGTCCCCGGTAGTTTGGTTGCTCTTTCTCTAAATCTTCAGGAGACAGGGATTTGTTCTTGGCATTGCTGATGGCGTACCGCACTGACTTGGGGTCAAACTTTTTGTCGTCCAGGTTGAGCTTCTGAGTGACGATTTCTTTAACCAAGCTCTGGGCATCAGATTCATCGAAAATAGAGAAGGTGCGGGTCCACTTGCGGCCATGCCGATCCTGGAATTTCTCAATATCAAACCGTAAGATGCGGGCACACAGGGCGTGAAAGGTGCCAATCCACAGGTCTTTGGTAACGGTTTTGTAAATCTGGGATTTGAGGCGAGTTTGTTCAACTGGATCCAGTGCCTCCAGCGGTTTACCGTGCTCGGAGCGCGATCGCTGATCAGCAAACAGCTTTTCAATCCGCTCTTTCATTTCTCTGGCAGCTTTATTGGTAAAAGTGACGGCCAGAATATTTTCGGGATCGACCCGGTGATGGAGTACAAGATTGGCAATCCGGTACGTGAGTGCTCGCGTTTTTCCCGAACCGGCTCCAGCTACTACCAGCAATGGGCCTGCATAATGCTCAACGGCCTGCCGCTGAGAGGCATTAAGAACACTGAGAAATTCTTTAGTCTGGGTCATGGAAAAGAAGCGACTGCTGCTAAATCGAGGGAAGTACCGTTCCTAGACAAGGGTATCGTATCTCGTTCCTATCCGGCTGTTCCCTCATCCTTCTTCAACAGCCATCTCACTGACAGGGCTACCTTGGCGTATACTGCTGTCATCTAGATGTGTTTGCCCATAAGTGTATTTACCTGGTGTGTAGGATTTTGGAGCTTTGCAGACGGTGGTGGGCGATCGCTCGTCTTTGACGGATCTTAAATTGGCGCTAGTTCACGAGTGGCTGACTCCAAAAGCCACGGGTGGATCTGAACTGGTTGTGCAGGAAATTCTGCAGTGGCTGGATGCAGACTTGTTTGCCCTGATTGACTTTGAGTCTCGGAATCCCAATAGTTATCTATTTAATCGCCAAATTGGAACGACTTTTCTCCAACACTTTCCTTTTGCTGAACAGGGAGTCCAGAAATATCTGCCTTTCCTTCCCCTGGCGATCGAGCAACTCGATTTACGGGCTTATGATGTCATTCTGTCGTCCTCCCATGTAGCCGCTAAGGGAGTGCTGACTGGCTCTCATCAACTTCATGTTTGTTATTGTCATGCCCCGATGCGCTACGCCTGGGACTTGACGTTTGACTATTTAAACAGCAGTCGTGCGGGAAAGGGACTTCCTGGTATTTTGACCCGTTACTTACTACATCGGTTACGCCAATGGGATGTGTTAACTGCGAACCGGGTGGATTACTTTATCGCCAATTCTCGCCATACCGCCCGTCGCATCTGGCGCTGTTACCGTCGCCCTGCCGAGGTGATTTATCCTCCCGTCCATACCGATCGCTTTCCCTTCGTAACCCAGAAACAAGACTTTTATGTCACCGTGTCTCGTCTGGTCAGCTACAAAAAAATCGACCTGATTGTGCGGGCATTTAACCAATTGGGGCGATCGCTCGTTGTCATCGGTGAAGGCCCAGAGCTAGAGTCAATTCGCCGGATCGCCCAACCGAATGTGCAGGTCTTGGGCTGGCAACCCCATGAAGTTATGGCTCAGTACATGGCCCAGGCCAAAGCCTTTGTCTATGCCGCCTATGAAGATTTTGGTATTGCTCCAGTGGAAGCTCAGGCGTGCGGTACTCCTGTGATTGCCTTCGGGGCTGGGGGTACTCTGGAAACCGTGCGTGATATCCGACAGCATCCCGAAAAGGGAACGGGTGTTTTATTCCAACAGCAGACTGAAGCGGAGGTGATGCAGGCCGTCGAGGTGTTTGAATCCTACGAGTCCCAGTTCCAGCCCGATCTCTTGCGATCGCACGCTGGGATCTTCAATCCCCAAATTTTTCAAGAGCGGTACTTAGCGTTTTTGGAGCGCTGTTATCAAGAATTTCGGACAAATTCTCTGGCCTGATCCCCAAGAATCCTGATTAACTTAAGAAATTTTTACTGAATTGGAACTAAAGACAGCTTAGAAGAGGTCGATGGCTTTATGATCAGGACTGTGTGTGGTGTGGATACGCAAGGAGTAAAATGACTGCGGAAAGTCAACTCGTCTCCGGCAAGTCAGTTCGTGCAATTCTTAGACGCGGCCTGGTGCCGTTTCTACTTGATTCCCTGCACGGGGACACAGCCAAGCGACTATTCGATATTTGCTTTTCCTTGACTGTTTTGATCGTTTTTTCTCCGCTGTACCTGATTCTGATTCTGCTGATTGCTCTGAGTTCTCGTGGCCCCGTTTTTTACGTCCAGCAACGGGTAGGGCGGCACTATCGGCGCTTCAACTGCATCAAGTTCAGGACGATGGTGGATGGGGCAGATCAGATGCTGGTAGAGATGATGGCAACTCATCCCCGGCTGCGTCAGGAGTTTCAAGACAATTTCAAGCTACGACGAGATCCCCGAATTACCTGGATCGGCCAGTTTTTGCGGGTGACCAGTCTGGATGAGTTTCCCCAATTTTGGAATGTCTTAAAAGGGGATATGAGTGTGGTAGGGCCTCGCCCACTGGTAGTGGAAGAACTTCCCAAGTATGGGAAATATATGGATCGAGTGCTCACGGTGCGACCGGGAATCACCGGGTTATGGCAGGTTTCGGGGCGCAATGATATTCCCTATCCCAGGCGGGTACAAATTGATGTGTATTACGCCAGTTGCCGCAGCTTCTGGATGGATTTGGCGATCATGGTAAAAACGATCGGTGTGGTCATTTTTCCCAAAGACAACGGCGCGTATTGATCCAGGGGAATAGTTATATCGTGGAGCGATCGGCTGAGCCGATCGCTCCACGACCTTTGAGCCAACCAAGGACGCTGGATTATGCGCCCTTGGTTCTCATCGCTGAGAAAAGCACCAGTCATTAAACAGTGCTCGGTTAGATGCGATCGCGGCGATCTGGCCTTTCCACTTTCGATCTAACTAAGCCTGCTTAAACTGCTTGCAGGGCGATCGTCACCGTTTGTAAACCGTCTGGCCGTTGATGGCAGGTGACTTTACCCTTTTGCACCTCGATGCGGCGGCAACATAAGACAATTTCGGTGGCAAAATCGCGATTGCCGATCGGGGCAAACCGCTGAGCCGTCACATATAAGTGAACCCAGTCGTCTACTGCAGCGACTCCCAGCACCACGGCTGACGTGGAGTCTGAATAGCGTAAGCCGCGCGCCAGTAGATCGGTCAATACCGCTTCGGTCAGTTCCTGATCGGCCCAAATCTTCGGCATGGAAGCACCAAATTCACAAATCAAGCGCACCGGATCCTGACTTCTGGGTTCCAACAGGTGGCGGCTGACGCAATTTAGTAACGGTTCTAATTCCAGCGGTTCCAGGTTTGGTTGCACCTTACCCGCTTCCAGTTTCTGGAGCAGCATGGCATCGGAGAGCAGGTCACACAGGGAATCGACTTCACTTTGAATGGAATTGATGGAGGACTGCCATTGAGAGCCTGTGTCTGGCGCAGATGCGATCGCTTGAACATATACGCCCAGGGATTCTAGCGATCGCCCTACACGCCGTTCCAGAGACGCGATCACTTTCCGCTGGGCTTCCAGATATTGCCGCAACTCAAAGTTTTCGGACTGCAGCCGTTGAAGTGAAGACGATCCAATCTGAGTGGGGGAACAGGGTTGGAGAGACATACAATCCAAGAACAATATGAGAGAGCGGCGAGTAGACTTGATCCAGCGCTAGAACCACAGTTCTTCTGGCGATAAATTCTGTCTCTCTAGCTGGCACTAATGTTACATCGCTTATTAAGCAATGTAACAATTTTCCAAGGTTTTCTCAATAAACTCAGATATTTTTAACTATTCACTCTCATTCCTGGGCAACTGCGCTAAGCCATAACGAGCATTACGACGCAGCATGGCGGGCTTGATCCGGCGCAAAGCAGAACCTGTAAACCGCCGCTCATACTCTTCATCTGTTAACGAAGCCAGTTCTTTCAACGTTGGGGCAACATTCCAGGAACGTGGGTAAAAGTCAGCCTCGGTAGTGGGTTGAGCAAATCGTTGGTTCCAGGGACAAACATCCTGGCAAATATCACACCCCGCTACCCAACCTTGAAGATGGGAGGCCATCTCCGGTGGTAACACAGCAGAGCGATTTTCGATCGTGTGATAGGCAATGCAACGGTTAGCATCCACCACATGAGGCTGAGGAAACGCATGCGTAGGGCAGGCTTCCAGACAGCGGGTACAGGTGCCACAGTGGGCAGTATGGGGGCGATCGGGCGTTAACACCAGGTTGGTTAACACTTCTCCTAAAAACACCCAGGAACCGTATTCACGGGTAATTAAGTTGCCATTTTTAGCAATCCACCCCAGTCCGGCTCGCTGTGCCCAGACCTTATCCTGAATCGGGCCAGTGTCAGCGTAGTAGCGCACCTGGATGTCTTCTCCTTGCTCTTTCAGCCAGTTTGCCAGGGCTTTCAACTTCTTGGTCAACACCTTGTGATAGTCCCGTCCCCAACCATAGCGGGAGATTTTGGCATAGTGCTGGCCGCCTGGTCGTGCCACAGGAGCGTAGTAATTGAGGGCCACACAAATTACGGACTGCACCTCTGGCATGATCTGGCGAATATTCTGCCGTGCCGGATTCTCCATCCATGGCATATCCGCGTGGTAGCCCTGGGAAAGCCAGGTTTGGAGATTGGCCTCCGCCCGATCGCCATACGCGCCCACGGCGGCCATGCCAACCTTGTGAAATCCAAGCTCCAACGCCTTTTGTTTAATTCGGGTAGTGGGGTCGTCAGCCATGATTCCAGGATCCATAAGTTTTATCTAGGCAAACTATTTGTAAAGTTAGATTGCAATTTGTAAATAAATCTTGCTATAACGTAACTGTTGGTTGCTTCGATGTGTGCCATCAGGCGATTGGGCATCCCCTTTAGTCAACGAGTGAACACAGAACAGTCTCAATACTCAGGAGAGCCTATGTCCTTCACAACAGAATCGAATCAGTCTGTTTTTGCGAATCCTTACCTGGCAGCCGTAGACAGAGCTAATGAAGTTCCTGCTGTGGTGTCTAAGATCAAACGTCTGAGTGTTGATGATCAGCTTGCTCTGCTCTGGTATGTTTACACATCCATGGGCAGTGATGTCACGGCTGCTGCTCCCGGTGCTGCACGTTTACAGCTTGCAGAAGGGCTAATGACCCAGGTGAAGCAAATGTCTTTCAGTGAACAACTGGCATTCATGCGGGATCTGATCAACAACCGCAGCACTCCTGAAACTCGCTCCTATGGTGTCCTCAGTGCGAATACTAAGCTGGCTTTCTGGTATCAACTGGCGGAATGGATGCGAGCAGGGATTGTAATTCCCATGCCATCTGACTATATTTCATCTCCCGAAGCCCAAAAAGTCCTG from Leptodesmis sichuanensis A121 includes:
- a CDS encoding glycosyltransferase — protein: MVGDRSSLTDLKLALVHEWLTPKATGGSELVVQEILQWLDADLFALIDFESRNPNSYLFNRQIGTTFLQHFPFAEQGVQKYLPFLPLAIEQLDLRAYDVILSSSHVAAKGVLTGSHQLHVCYCHAPMRYAWDLTFDYLNSSRAGKGLPGILTRYLLHRLRQWDVLTANRVDYFIANSRHTARRIWRCYRRPAEVIYPPVHTDRFPFVTQKQDFYVTVSRLVSYKKIDLIVRAFNQLGRSLVVIGEGPELESIRRIAQPNVQVLGWQPHEVMAQYMAQAKAFVYAAYEDFGIAPVEAQACGTPVIAFGAGGTLETVRDIRQHPEKGTGVLFQQQTEAEVMQAVEVFESYESQFQPDLLRSHAGIFNPQIFQERYLAFLERCYQEFRTNSLA
- a CDS encoding sugar transferase; this encodes MTAESQLVSGKSVRAILRRGLVPFLLDSLHGDTAKRLFDICFSLTVLIVFSPLYLILILLIALSSRGPVFYVQQRVGRHYRRFNCIKFRTMVDGADQMLVEMMATHPRLRQEFQDNFKLRRDPRITWIGQFLRVTSLDEFPQFWNVLKGDMSVVGPRPLVVEELPKYGKYMDRVLTVRPGITGLWQVSGRNDIPYPRRVQIDVYYASCRSFWMDLAIMVKTIGVVIFPKDNGAY
- a CDS encoding sensor histidine kinase family protein yields the protein MSLQPCSPTQIGSSSLQRLQSENFELRQYLEAQRKVIASLERRVGRSLESLGVYVQAIASAPDTGSQWQSSINSIQSEVDSLCDLLSDAMLLQKLEAGKVQPNLEPLELEPLLNCVSRHLLEPRSQDPVRLICEFGASMPKIWADQELTEAVLTDLLARGLRYSDSTSAVVLGVAAVDDWVHLYVTAQRFAPIGNRDFATEIVLCCRRIEVQKGKVTCHQRPDGLQTVTIALQAV
- the queG gene encoding tRNA epoxyqueuosine(34) reductase QueG — its product is MADDPTTRIKQKALELGFHKVGMAAVGAYGDRAEANLQTWLSQGYHADMPWMENPARQNIRQIMPEVQSVICVALNYYAPVARPGGQHYAKISRYGWGRDYHKVLTKKLKALANWLKEQGEDIQVRYYADTGPIQDKVWAQRAGLGWIAKNGNLITREYGSWVFLGEVLTNLVLTPDRPHTAHCGTCTRCLEACPTHAFPQPHVVDANRCIAYHTIENRSAVLPPEMASHLQGWVAGCDICQDVCPWNQRFAQPTTEADFYPRSWNVAPTLKELASLTDEEYERRFTGSALRRIKPAMLRRNARYGLAQLPRNESE
- a CDS encoding orange carotenoid protein N-terminal domain-containing protein; amino-acid sequence: MSFTTESNQSVFANPYLAAVDRANEVPAVVSKIKRLSVDDQLALLWYVYTSMGSDVTAAAPGAARLQLAEGLMTQVKQMSFSEQLAFMRDLINNRSTPETRSYGVLSANTKLAFWYQLAEWMRAGIVIPMPSDYISSPEAQKVLIDLKALDKGQQITALRKLVVGMGVDPLSA